The Melospiza melodia melodia isolate bMelMel2 unplaced genomic scaffold, bMelMel2.pri scaffold_355, whole genome shotgun sequence DNA segment CGCTCTCCCCCTCAGCGCGgagctcccatcatgccccgcggcgcCGCCATTACCTCCAGCACCACCGTTGTCATGGCGTCGCCCTGCTCCAGGTACGCGCCGGTGTCGGGATGCTCCCGGTAACCGTGAACGGCCGCCAGCGCGGCGTGACAGCCCTGAGCCACCACGGCACCGAGCGGCCACGAGTGGGGAGGCCGCGCCAGATCCCCGCGGAGCACCACGTACTGCACCAGCGCCGCCGCCATGTTGCTGTACGGAACCGCGCGGGCTGCCGGGATTAAGCGGAAAGTGAGGCAGACAGGGCGCCGCCATCTTGTGTACGGAACGGAGGGCGGCGTGATGACGCACTTCCGGCGGCGCTGAGGCGGGAAAGTTGAGGTGAGCGCGGAGCCctcagggaggggtttggggtcccgggggttttttggggaattttttaggattttttttgggaTAATTCTTTAGGATCATCCCTAAATCCCTCTCCTGAGATTCACTGGAAGTTTTGGGGTCATTTATGGTGCCCTTGAGGGTTGTCCGGGTTCCGTTCCTTGGGATCGTCCCTGTCCTCAGTTTGGGATCGTCCCTGTCACTTTCCCGCCATTTTTTCCTCCCCAAATCCATAAATTCCCACTTGTTTTCCTCATAAAAGCCCCAAATTAATGGCAATTAATGGgatttttcctcattaaaaatccccaaatttatgGAAGTTATTGGGATTTTTACCTCATTACAGTTTCCCAAGTTTATGGAAAAATAATGGAATGTTTACCCCATAAAAATTCCCAACTTTATGgaaattaatgggatttttacctcattaaaaaatccccaaatttatgGAAATTAACGGgatttttcctcattaaaaatccccaaatttatgGAAATTATTGGGATTTTTACCTCATTACAGTTTCCCAAGTTTATGGAAAAATAATGGAATTTTTACCTCATAAAAATTCCCAACTTTATGgaaattaatgggatttttacctcattaaaaatccccaaattaatggaaattaatgggatttttcctcattaaaaatccccaaatttatgGAAATTATTGGGATTTTTACCTCATTACAGTTTCCCAAGTTTATGGAAAAATAATGGAATTTTTACCTCATAAAAATTCCCAACTTTATGgaaattaatgggatttttacctcattaaaaaatccccaaatttatgGAAATTAACGGGATTTTTACCTCATTACAGTTTCCCAAGTTTATGGAAAAATAATGGAATTTTTACCTcataaaaattcccaattttatgGAAATTAATGGTATTTTTACctcattaaaaaatccccaaatttatgGAAATAACGGGATTTTTACCTCAttaaaaattccctaaaataatgaaaattaattggcctttttcctttttccatcccACTTTCCCCTCACAAAAACCCCCAGAATTCATGGAAATTAATGGGACTTTTACATAATAAAAATATCCAACTTCTTGGAAAATTAATGAGAATTCTTTCCTCATTTAtggaaattattttgattttccaTCATTAAAAAGTTAATTCCCTAAGTTTATTGAGATTAATGgaattttttcctcattaaagagtcccaaatatattgaaaataaattggatttttttccattcccatccccattttccTCATTAAAAAATTTCCCAAGTTT contains these protein-coding regions:
- the PTRHD1 gene encoding putative peptidyl-tRNA hydrolase PTRHD1, translating into MAAALVQYVVLRGDLARPPHSWPLGAVVAQGCHAALAAVHGYREHPDTGAYLEQGDAMTTVVLEAPDENSLLDLGKLLKEKGIDHKMWTENPEGIATCLALRPYPRALVQPHLRHFRLLK